Proteins from a genomic interval of Candidatus Omnitrophota bacterium:
- a CDS encoding DUF21 domain-containing protein — translation MTTILIISSMTAIGVSFLCSLAEALLLSFDPLTLSRLHATRPRAAASWGRLKSNVARPITAILVLNTVAHTGGAIVAGGAFAEIYGERNIWIFSVLLTVIILFGTEILPKIIGVTYRKQLAPWAGPVLEVTTRLLHPFILVSEAMFRRLTVHEESGQITTADLVTLATLARSGKAINLEQENIIVNALRLSHSAITTAMIPPERIRFLSKDATPESLLAILKESGHTRYPLSKSADSKDINAYIVTKTALPATQSELFQLMAHAKPIRTVDRHATLMTGLRTMLQNKEHLLSVVDGQNQCVGIVTLEDIAGELLSADIEQFK, via the coding sequence ATGACTACGATCCTGATCATAAGCTCAATGACTGCGATTGGTGTTTCCTTCCTTTGCTCGCTGGCAGAAGCACTGCTGTTGAGCTTCGATCCGTTAACCCTGAGCCGGTTGCACGCGACTCGTCCCCGGGCTGCTGCGTCATGGGGCCGCCTTAAGAGTAATGTTGCGCGCCCGATCACCGCGATCCTTGTTCTGAACACCGTTGCTCACACAGGCGGAGCTATTGTTGCAGGCGGTGCTTTCGCGGAGATCTATGGCGAGCGCAACATCTGGATATTTTCCGTCCTGCTCACAGTCATTATCCTCTTTGGGACCGAAATACTGCCCAAAATCATCGGCGTGACCTACCGCAAACAGCTTGCGCCCTGGGCGGGGCCGGTCTTGGAGGTCACCACCCGTTTGCTCCATCCGTTCATACTGGTGAGCGAGGCCATGTTCAGACGACTCACGGTTCACGAGGAATCCGGACAGATTACGACGGCTGATCTCGTGACCTTGGCGACACTCGCGCGATCCGGGAAGGCCATCAACCTGGAACAGGAGAATATCATAGTCAATGCATTGCGCCTCAGCCACAGCGCGATCACGACCGCCATGATCCCGCCGGAACGAATTCGCTTCCTGTCCAAAGACGCTACGCCGGAGTCACTGCTTGCGATCCTTAAGGAGAGCGGACATACACGCTATCCCCTGAGCAAAAGCGCAGACTCGAAGGACATCAATGCTTACATCGTGACGAAAACGGCTTTGCCTGCTACTCAAAGCGAACTCTTCCAACTGATGGCGCATGCGAAGCCGATCCGCACGGTTGACCGTCATGCCACGCTTATGACCGGCCTGCGCACCATGCTCCAGAACAAGGAGCATCTTCTGTCAGTGGTGGATGGCCAGAATCAATGCGTGGGAATAGTCACTCTGGAAGACATTGCTGGAGAACTGCTCAGTGCAGACATCGAACAATTCAAATAG